In Phaeodactylum tricornutum CCAP 1055/1 chromosome 21, whole genome shotgun sequence, the following proteins share a genomic window:
- a CDS encoding pds-like3, phytoene desaturase-like protein (Phytoene desaturase-like3, expressed gene with similarities to cyanobacterial phytoene desaturases/dehydrogenases, possibly involved in carotenoid biosynthesis) has translation EDQNVPQRTKVVVIGAGWGGLSTAHALSKDDRYDVTVVEAAPKVGGVVRDGYTTISGQRPAEAGQHGFWNNYHNIYSLFDELGIRDTALTDYAPQGQYSPRGLEAVWPVYREQFPALPTGLAQAAYTKFLQLSPLERATALPLVLAFSEFDNSPQAWQRYDNVSFRDLCMRLGVSKKMYNEAFEPMILTGLFAPGSECSAAAALGMAYFFVLQSQNAFDVQWCRGNIGDQVFTPWVEVMQGRGVHLRTETRVSGFTLNESQTKIVGVQCQTANGGSVELAADAVVFGVGAEALQAFAKFCPELSQFDEFRRFANLRGTSVLATRVFLDRNVTVPYSANACWGFDENVGMTMFDIRALHGSDNPTVMGAPGSVLEVDYYHASPLLVMDDSAIVEKVKKDVDTLLGPTAKQATVVDAAVVRLPNGVNWYYPGSYRDMPQLTSQSLRDCYFAGDIVRTQHGSWSQEKAYVTGLQVANLLRRDITGGNTNNPLTKILPVASDEPHVALGK, from the coding sequence GAGGACCAGAACGTTCCCCAAAGAACGAAAGTTGTCGTCATCGGTGCAGGCTGGGGTGGCCTATCCACCGCACATGCCTTATCCAAGGACGATCGCTACGACGTTACCGTCGTCGAAGCCGCTCCCAAGGTCGGTGGCGTCGTGCGGGATGGCTACACCACCATTTCGGGCCAGCGCCCGGCCGAAGCTGGACAGCACGGCTTCTGGAACAATTACCATAATATCTATTCTTTGTTTGACGAACTAGGCATACGCGACACCGCCCTGACCGACTACGCCCCGCAGGGGCAGTACTCCCCCCGCGGCCTCGAAGCCGTCTGGCCCGTATACCGGGAACAGTTCCCGGCCTTACCGACTGGACTAGCGCAAGCGGCGTACACAAAGTTTCTACAACTCAGTCCTCTGGAACGTGCCACGGCCTTACCCCTCGTCCTCGCGTTTTCCGAATTCGACAATTCTCCACAAGCCTGGCAACGGTACGACAACGTTTCGTTTCGGGATTTGTGTATGCGTTTGGGCGTTTCGAAAAAAATGTAcaacgaagcttttgaaCCCATGATTTTGACGGGCTTGTTCGCCCCGGGGTCCGAATGCAGTGCGGCAGCCGCCCTGGGGATGGCCTACTTCTTTGTACTGCAGTCGCAGAACGCTTTTGACGTGCAATGGTGCCGCGGGAACATTGGGGACCAAGTATTTACGCCTTGGGTAGAAGTTATGCAAGGTCGAGGGGTACATTTGCGAACAGAAACGCGAGTTTCAGGCTTTACACTGAACGAATCGCAAACCAAAATTGTGGGTGTCCAATGTCAAACAGCCAATGGGGGCAGTGTTGAGTTGGCAGCAGATgcggttgttttcggtgTCGGCGCCGAGGCACTTCAAGCATTTGCCAAGTTTTGCCCCGAGCTGTCACAATTTGACGAGTTCCGTCGCTTCGCCAACTTGCGCGGAACCAGTGTCTTGGCAACCCGGGTCTTTCTCGACCGAAATGTTACCGTTCCTTACTCCGCCAACGCCTGTTGGGGATTTGATGAGAACGTGGGCATGACCATGTTCGATATTCGAGCGTTGCACGGCAGCGACAATCCCACCGTGATGGGAGCACCCGGATCTGTGTTGGAGGTAGACTATTACCACGCGTCCCCGCTTTTAGTTATGGACGACTCTGCCATTGTGGAAAAAGTCAAGAAGGACGTGGATACCCTTCTCGGTCCGACCGCCAAGCAAGCGACTGTCGTTGACGCCGCCGTAGTACGTCTCCCGAACGGTGTCAACTGGTACTATCCTGGTTCCTACCGCGATATGCCCCAGTTGACGAGCCAATCCTTGCGTGACTGTTACTTTGCCGGTGACATAGTCCGTACCCAGCATGGGTCCTGGTCCCAAGAAAAGGCCTACGTGACTGGTCTGCAAGTAGCGAATCTCTTGCGTCGTGATATCACTGGCGGCAACACAAACAACCCTCTCACTAAAATCCTTCCAGTGGCTTCGGATGAACCGCACGTTGCGCTAGGCAAG